The following are encoded together in the Trachemys scripta elegans isolate TJP31775 chromosome 7, CAS_Tse_1.0, whole genome shotgun sequence genome:
- the CISD1 gene encoding CDGSH iron-sulfur domain-containing protein 1: protein MGLGSNSSVRVEWVAAISLAAGAAAVGYLAYTRFLSKDKCCKAMVNLHIQKDNPKVVHAFDMEDLGEKAVYCRCWRSKKFPVCDGSHTKHNDETGDNVGPLIIKRKEA, encoded by the exons ATGGGGCTCGGATCGAACTCTTCCGTGCGGG TTGAATGGGTTGCTGCAATCTCATtagctgcaggagcagctgctgttggATATCTAGCATACACAAGATTCCTCTCTAAAGACAAATGCTGCAAGGCAATGGTAAATCTCCATATACAGAAAGATAACCCAAAGGTAGTCCATGCATTTGATATGGAAGATCTGGGAGAAAAAGCTGTGTATTGTCGTTGCTGGAGATCTAAGAAG TTTCCAGTGTGCGACGGTTCTCACACAAAGCACAATGATGAAACTGGGGACAATGTTGGGCCTCTGATCATCAAGAGAAAGGAAGCATAA